The Amphiura filiformis chromosome 1, Afil_fr2py, whole genome shotgun sequence nucleotide sequence attggtgacaagtaagatatgtatattataggggcaaggactacaactactgcactggaaattttatttcggcacagacagcagttgtggagttgcagtcaaaaatgagggtaaaccagtatttgatcaataaatcaataactacttgccttgagttgctgaattttcagagcaatagttgtagtccttgccccttcaACATGCATAtattaattgtcaccaatgcgctataatttttgagaaaattgcaaaaatgggtacaaaattggccaggggtgtagtacccccttaacacacacgtttcatactttttaacaaattctctatagaaacattggaaatattttcaattctgaagtgaaaattggtcaaccatgggcggtcacacacataacatcataggatatttcaagtggatgtctaactacttgagaataaaggactatgaatagatgcgacaggattacctacgggattatctcaaggatataattccgttgaccctcctctttattacatcttctctggttatatTTAGTtataagcttaaactttaaacatATGATACATcatactagtccgaataatcagacccagaacaaaatattaatttctgacatgatcgtgtactgggtctgaactgtttccatatgaaatcttgatggcaaattggacaatagaagcacatggttctgcgtgacagctttttaatccctattcaggttacgtgaatcacgctattgtggaccatccttctgatacttgagtgtttggacaagcagaACGGTTTTTTGTcaacctctctgtttgtaaacaaaccaggaggtcgaaatcgtcctcctcgccgaatacgaaagtcagcgtaatacgGCACTGACATCATACATGTTGTAATGATGTATTACATGATTAAAATTTAAACAATACATTATACAGTACCGTATGATTGAGTATCAGTATGCCTGAGTTACTTGTAGGAAATAGGGTGCGTCCAGTGTCAGTGAACTGTTTTCATTAGTACATgtcacaaaatattaatattgacaataatattgaCTGTTTGACCTATCCATATTGCTTATTAAATACATGTACCTATATGTTTTCATTTAATAGTCTGAATAATCAGTCCccgaacaaaatattaatttctgacatgatcgtgttctgggtctgaactgtttccaaaagaagcacatggttctacttgaccgctttttaatccctattcatgttattaTGTGAATCATGGTatttgtggaccatccttcttctgatacttgagtgtttggacaagcggaacggtcttcaGCGTAATAGTACGACACTATGTTTTCATATcacattttgtggtgaaaaatgattacaaattaatgtgtaatttgcaatcatttgtaCTTTTGTAGAGCAAAGATTTCTTCATTTCGACAGCTAAAGTAGGCCTACAGATGTGAATGTACGCAAGCGCGGCGACACATACAATGTTGTACACAGCACTTCTTGGAACTCCCGGTTGGAGCTGGGActtttcaattattggaactggccTGCTATGCATGTTGTTAttaagccatattgtaatatcTGTCATAAATTACCAAGTTGGAATCTGTCAATCGATTTAATTgctcatatatatatattgtatgcATTTTAATGGGGAAATAGGTACTAAGACCGATAACCTTTTCCCAACCCGTACAAGGCCCTTCGGCCTTCGCACTTGataattagtttcctgttaaagattttgaaaaagggacaaggtgacttttattttctttatatatagtttgaactattacatgtacaagcaactattgactcgttttgactagagcgggcatttaattaccggtatttcacaacaatatttgattttataaataagtgagggtggagttgtactcttacttcattcatcattattgttgatgttattcaagtcagaaaatggcaattaattattttgagattttcaattttggacgcgggcggtaaataGGAAACttataatcaagtgcgaagggcctaaaacTAGATATGCAAGTTTTGAAACATTCTCCTTGTCATAATCATTTTACAATATGATTGTAATTCGGTATGGAACACAAACTGCAATTTCTCAGCATTAATTTGATTACTAGCTTGCTCTGAATGCAGCTGTACAAAATGTTTTTATcaaactatagatgagttgacctcaatgtttatcaacaaaggcaagggactggtatatcgatatgcttgagtgaaccccatgcaaccactacactgttcaattaccttattgtgatgtggcaggaAAAAACATGGGCCCTGAACAAATTATGGCGCCACCCTTAGAGTGGTGCCGAATTgaacaattcagcatcgattttgcgccccctccaagtgatgaaagtcaaatcattttcgcgcatttcagcacaaagtcatttgaaagatcaatttaagaccgatattcaacttcattataacaaaATTTGGTTGACCCTATTTGTGCAAGCTTCGTGCGCtctgcgcgcaattgtttcaagaatcagAAGCGCCATCATGTATCCTTAGCCTTGGGCAGGCACCACAGGGTTATAGCCATGGTGGTCGCGCTGGTCGGCAGTAACCAGTACTCAGCCTGACCGACCGGCACTCCAGGGAATTGTAGGTCTTGCCAACCAGCACTAAAATGACAAATTGTCCTCAAAACAGCTGTCAAATGCCATTACTGTCAAGTAATTGGCATTCTGATTCAATTTTCTCTTAATTTTAGCCGGCACTAAAAtttggctagctacaaccctcaccacaacccctagctacatgTACACCACTGACTACCAACACTTTCATTCAAGTCATAGCCTGAGGGTGATGATCTCAAGACTGGTGGGACTGGAAAATCACatgaatttttaatttgtttgtgtgtgtttctgTATTTTTTGGTCCTGCTTTGTAGATTGCCATGTGACACAGaatgtactgctgatatcaatgacTCCAGGGCAGATGGAATTATTCTAGTTGCTAATGATTTCTCTCAACTAGCAGGTGATTTGCTGTTCCTGAAAGAACCCTTGGAACAGCAGAGCCAGGTAAATATATTGGCCTCAAATAGGAACAGTTCAAAGATCAAAGGGGACATGTAACTTCTGAGTTTCAGCCAATATTTAATGTACTGTGAACCTATACtgcaccaaaaaagtatccttacacttggaaaaataaacacaatttcaaaactgaaccatattggggtaaatttgtttttttaatagatgcactatctaatcctgcacattatgacaccacattgaatccaatgtgacctcgagaagtaaagttacaagcaattgaatagacgaaggtcccgtttcaaaagtgacaaactagcctatacAAAGCGTAAAAAGATCCCAACAAGCACAACACagctttaaagcagtttttatttcagtctttacttttctgtacttttcataactctcattttatttgtcagttcttttgtttcagttttcttttgttctttttgttttaaattagccattcaccacccTTAAAGCAggtgtctagtccgtggagttttgaataggccagtttgtcacttttaaaactggactttcgtctaatcaaatgcttgtaactttgcttcttgaagtcacattggattcaatgaggtgtcataatgtgccggattagaaaATGCATCTATTAATGCCCGACTGCAAACAATAAACCCCTTTGGTtttatttgaatgttttttgttgttgcttatCATTGTTTTAACTAAGTTTCAGTGTCTAGCTCAATGGCATAGCATTATAGGGTATACGGTTTTAAAATGTACAAAATCCCAAtgtaggaaaattgccaaaaaatggcttgtgctgCCCTGCCCCCATCAGGTCTGGTGCACCCAATCACGGTTGATGCACCCCAACAGGATACATTTTGTAACTCACTCTATGCCACTGGTCTACATGTAGCTAGTTGTACCTTGAATTGCATTTTATTGGGGCAGGTGGGGGTTGTAAATgccattgattgattgactgtcAAAATGAAGAGTCATAATATTACATCACTATAGATCATATattgcgccaaaaagtatccttacacttgaaagaAAAATCCTAATaaataaaccatatttgggtaaatttatttgtctAAAAGAAGATGGTGCATAGCAGTTTCATGAATGTGTCCACTGATTTAACAGCATACTCCTTAAGCTTTCAGGTATggtctttacatttttatatttgtttttttacttCAGATTGACTCTGCAGTTTGCAAAGAAGTTGTACTTCTCCCTCTGGGTACACACAGTGCTAAGCGCCTTGTTTATGCTCCAACTGGACCCTTGAATCGGGATTATGATGATGTGAGGCGCTTTGGAGATGCAGCCGGTGTTGGAATCAAACGGTATCTACTAGTTCTTGCCCCCTTCTTGGATGGAAAATGTCTAGAACCCTTATAATGTTCACCTTTACTTCTAGCGTATTTGTTTCTTCTCTTCCTTGTAACTTACACACCTTATGTACCATAGTGGTTAAAATGGCATATTACTGTACGTGTTATGTATAATAGTAGCTAGGTACTAGCTTATTCATCACTGATCACCACCATCCACAAAGCAAAAACAAGCCTTTGAAACTGAAACATGTTGATCTCCAGCTAACTTTGGACATTGGTCCCCATCACCCATTCCCCATACACCTTGTACTGGGATTATGATTATCTTGAACAAGTCAGATAATATTTTGTCATGGGTACATGTGGATCAGCTCAGGTCATTTCTTGGATGATCTGTTAGGTTATCTATCAACttcaggtggtactacacctcctgatcaattttgtgactaattttgcatttttctcaaaaaataactacaaaactggtaacaaaagttatgtatattataggagcaaggaatccaattacttcactaaaatttcagtgattcaagaccagTGATTCATTATATATGTAAAAGAAATGatgtacattctagtggtacctcttttcttatcataaataatgccTCATTAACAGCGATTCTAAATAGGGGAATGTACCttataatcatgcaagagttcTGTATTATGACATCTAGGGGAAAACCCAGATGTTTGCAAACATCTGGGTTTTCCCCTAGATGTCATAATACAgaactcttgcatgattataaGGTAcattcccctatttcatgatacaGAATTATTATACAATATGGGGTTTTGTAATGATTCTGAAATAGTACACCAAGTGGTTAGCATGCTGTAATATTGCAGTTGAAATATGAAAGTTATCTTAACTTGATATCTACCTTTTAAGTGTACAACTTTTAAGttgtatattaaaatatacattATACAGGTTAAAAAGTCTGACAGAGGTATATATCATACAATGTACACGACACTTGCTCTGCATTTTGACCCAATGTGATAAATATTCTTCTTGTTACAGTGCCATACGGGCAGGCATGAAAAAGCCAATGCTGATTTGTGTTCCTCATGAAGCCTTCCCTGAAGCCAAGCTAGCCTGCCTCCTTGGGGCATTTCAGTCTCTCTATGTGGTAAGTTCTCTACTGATGTTCTACAGATCTATCTCCTACAGATAGTGTGTGGTTGGTGTTTTGTCTGTGTaggtaatagagagattgcgatttccaaacgtagcatcgaacgtacgtagaatatattccaaatcactctcctgtgacgggattttgaatagattccacgtacgttcgatgctacgtttggaaatcgcaatctctctaatgtcctcacacacacacccctacacaataAACCTTTGCCATCCAATCAATGACACACCAGGAAGTGTGTATGGTCCATAGAATAGGTGCACTGGTACCATTTAAAAGCATGCTTCTAATTATTGGTCCTTTTTCAGTTGGTAAAACATCAGTCTGCACTTGATAGATAAGAAAGCAAAGTATACACAAGGTCCATGTTTCATTTCTGTAATGTTTACATTTAAATAGGAAATCAAATTTGCATGGTACTGAGCTTATATGTATGTGTTGAATTTACAACAAGGTTTGTTATTTCGAATGGTCAATACTCGAATTTGGAAAAAGTTTTgttactccgaagggtcattactccaaattgtagAGTAATGTCCCTTTAGAGTACACAACACAAGTTTTATGTGCAAAACATCTGCCATGTTGTCCTTGGTAAGGTCTGTGAATGCCAGTGCACACTGGTAGGGGTTGTGTGGGGTGTATGGAAGTGAATAAGACCCATCAAACATTTTCTTTTCCGTATGAAATTTCGATAAGCTGTAGACACACAACCAATGGTTGACATCCATAGTAGATCTTCGGTAGGTCTGCAGTTTACTTGTATGTTCATTATGttctattatatataaatattatttgttctaCATTATTGACAGCTTCACAGCTATAATCAAGTTcggtgtgttttttttaatctgaTAGAATCTGCGTAGTAACCATGTGCACTAATTTTAACTTCAGGCAAGTGGGCTTTGAATTCCATTATCTTATTAACATACTCTCTATTGTAACCAAACTTACAGCCTCTTGAGATTCGTGAAGACGTGCCTAGTCGTGCCACCAAAATTGACCAATTACTGGTGTGGTCTGCTAACAAAGAAGAAGGGGATAATCTTGTCAAGCAGGCATCTGGAATTGAGGGTGGAAGGTTTGTAAATTCTCTTCTTGCACcacaatgttaacttttcactCAAAAGTGCTTACGATGCCAGAAACTAGTGGGATTTTGCCATTGCAAATCCAGGACTTTTGCTGAATCCATTGCAGGGCTGGAATTTAATATTTGCCTATTGGTCATTGAGATTTGTAAACAAGTCTGGCAAGTTACATGCCTTTTTCTTACCCAGGTTTTCTAATTGTAAATTAATGCCTTTCATGTAAAATCCAATGCAAAGGCTCTCACATAAGACAAGCTGAATTGCAGTTCTGAACCACAGCCACAAGTCTGTTCTGGGCCATCAAGCAAGTTGATGAAACAATTCAGTATAAGCCCTTTATCCATGTTCTGTAGAACTATTCTCCAACCCAACCATGAATTATGCATTCTGCTTATTTTATGTAGAAATATGATGTATTATTATAGCAAAAGGCATCTATCAATTATATATtaaaaagaataataataataacaggctCTTATATATCACCCTTAACCCAGAGGGTCTCAAGGTgcttaacaaactaaaaacaattATTTAAACATCAAGAAAAATTGTACATCGCGTCCAAAAGAGATGGAACAAGAACAGGTGACAAACAGAAATGACATCTCTCTCAAACACCGACCTACAACTTCTGCAACCAATGAGTCAAAACCATATGCATGTACGTGCCTATAAAAAACGAGAAAAACGCACAGAACGTCACCAGAAGCCATACCAACGCCAAGCGCGATAAGTGCGGACACGTACATACATGATGGTCATTGAAAACATCACTATCACAAGAAAACCAAAGTAGAGCATAAAATACCAAtataattaaggggtactacacccctgcccaattttgtgcctatttttgcatttttctcaaaaaattatagcgcattggtgacaagtaagatatgtattttataggggcaaggactgcaactactacactggaaattttatctcaacacagacagcagttgtggagttacagtcataaatgagggaaaaccaatatttgatcaataaatcaataactacttgccttgggttgctgaattttcagtacagtagttgtagtctttgcccctataatatacatatcttacctgtaaccaatgcgctatattttttgagaaaaatgcaaaaataggcacaaaattggccaggggtgtagtacccccttaagtctacAATATACAGCCAAATCTTAGATTAAAACTACAGTTAGATTAAAAGACTAATATTATACAACAGGAATAGTAAATTAAAATGAAGacaaataatacacaaaaaaGAGAACAGATAGAAGATATTCTAGTCATGTAGTAGAAAGTAAAAATGAATTGATATGTTCAGCAATACAGTTGTCTTAATAAAAACTTGTCAAAGGATTGTAAAACACATATCACCATGAATAACATCAGTGTATTTTGGTATGTTTTTTGTGATAGACTGGTTGCCAGGGACATAGGGGGATCAGACCCTGAGAGAATGGCAGCTCCCAAGGTAGCTGAATATGTGTACCGCCTATTCAAAGGAACTCCAGTGAAGGTAAGTTGTGACGTAATTTTAGAAAGACAATGTCTAAAATAAGTTGCATGTGAGTGATCTTATTGCAGAGTGGTATGAAAAAagtgcaatgatttatagtgcgctatgcacaggcacagtgcctagacgttgatccacaagcctcggtaCTCTTTACAGCTTGTCGCtgatcattccataaaccatttatcaACAAGTTAACAACTTGGGAGACTTTGCTGCCTagaagtgcacaccctagacattccaaaaTTGACCTTCACAGCCGggatcagctcccagagtttTGTATGGGATACAACGAGACAATAAGCAGTAGGTTCCTTGTcatggggaatttcaagctaactcaattttaactccacaagagcatactaaaccaccaccagggttcgaacccacaacctctcgcaccaaacgccttatcgattgagctaacttgactgctaatacAACACTTGTTAAATAAGAGAAATGAATCATAATTTGTTAAaaagaaatcacaattttgactCTGTACCAAATCCTATCAAAATTGTACTTACAAATGAATGAGAAAGAAACATTCATGTGAAGGTAAAGTGGAGTTCTTGATTTGTGTCAAAAGGGAAATAAAATATAGGCTACATGATATATGTGTGTTATTTTGGCTTGATCTGAAGGACCATAGCAACATCATATATCTCTAATATCAAACCTAAATATTCATCTACCCCCAGGCCTGGGACCGGCTCTGGGCAGCATTGTGTGTAACTTGTCAAACTATTCATGTACATTTTAAACCACTACTTGACAACTAAttattgttttgattttattgttCTACAGTTCAACATCATATCAGATGACTCAGTTCTGACAAAGGAATATCCTCTCTTCTCAGCTGTCAACAGATGTGCCAAGCTGGTAGATCGCCACCAAGGACGTGTCATTCATTTGGAATATGTGGGTGATGGAGACATTGAAACAACTTTAATGATAGTGGGCAAGGTAGGTTTACTTGAGCTGTACATGTGTGTAGATTATGCacccttttttttgttgcatttactTACTGCCATAACCCAAATGATCTTATTAAGCTTCCCCCAATTTCAGAGAGGAATTCCTTTATCTGACTGTAATATTTCCTTATAATACCAAAAGCTGCTGCTTTTAATATCTGGAACAAGTCAAGTCAGTAAAAAATGATTGACCGTCCCTGATATTTTTCATCTGTTGTGGCATACAACATATGAAATGGGGAGGGTCGTGTTCATGGTGATGAAAAAGCAAACCACACAAATGATCATAATGGACTTCGCACATTTTTTGGATTATGTTTATGAAACATGTTTAGGTCACATCTACTGCAGAAATTAATTTTAATTGCAGTaacaacttttaagtttaaaacaacTCAGATATTGACCAGATAGAAAAAAATGAAAGTGCAGCTGTATTGATAATCCATAGAAAAGATTAAACTTCTGATCacaattcaaaaatatttacctccatAGTTTTCAGTTGTTGttacttctactactactactactaaccgACATTTAATACCGCGCCGAAAACCAAAAACAATTTGCACTAAGGCGCATGAAAACATAAACAATGGATGAAAACaagaataatataatacataaaacaTCATAACATCAGATAAAGTCCAAA carries:
- the LOC140149754 gene encoding putative aminopeptidase W07G4.4 is translated as MASTTSRLPCDTECTADINDSRADGIILVANDFSQLAGDLLFLKEPLEQQSQIDSAVCKEVVLLPLGTHSAKRLVYAPTGPLNRDYDDVRRFGDAAGVGIKRAIRAGMKKPMLICVPHEAFPEAKLACLLGAFQSLYVPLEIREDVPSRATKIDQLLVWSANKEEGDNLVKQASGIEGGRLVARDIGGSDPERMAAPKVAEYVYRLFKGTPVKFNIISDDSVLTKEYPLFSAVNRCAKLVDRHQGRVIHLEYVGDGDIETTLMIVGKGVTYDTGGADVKAGGHMAGMHRDKCGAAAVAGFFHTLNCLKPKNIKVVGIMAMVRNSIGVESYVADELIASRAGKRIRIGNTDAEGRMAMADCLCQMKEKAQGEVNPHLFTIATLTGHAVRAMGPNYSIILDNGPARKEGHAQSVQKSGDVIGDPFEISNIRREDYEFHTGKSEYEDVLQSNNAPSTMTARGHQSPSAFLIMASGLDSHGIDSDQPIKYSHIDIAGSSGPFPGVPTGSPISALAAKYILGL